The following coding sequences are from one Nilaparvata lugens isolate BPH chromosome 6, ASM1435652v1, whole genome shotgun sequence window:
- the LOC111064343 gene encoding proton-coupled amino acid transporter-like protein CG1139 isoform X1, with the protein MQLSTIDRGGPHKTTEPATKMTRDTLSIALHNSGKNDKSEKNGLDNPALVMGSKTSINPPEMYSAPPYSEKGMSKDVLQSVYVVPANGTKTEKEEEYDPYLNRNVKHPTTYWETLIHMWKASLGTGILAMPNAFHNAGFAVGTIGTLVIGFLCSYCIHILISTQYELCRRRKTPSMTYPATAEAAFQDGPTWTRRIAPYAPGICNAFLLAYQLGSCCIYVVFVASNIKSVMDDYIEPMDVRVYMVILLVPLILINWVRNLKYLAPFSSLANILTVISFAITAFYVFQDLPDLSTRAAVGSFKGMPLFFGTVLFAMEAIGVVMPLENEMDNPKRFGSAFGVLNCAMLPITILYTIVGFFGYLKYGENAAGSITLNLPGDQLLAQSVKLMLALSIFVTHALACYVAFDITWNQYMGPRVESKKMFWEFFCRTMLVVVTFGFAVAIPNLELFISLIGALCLSTMGLSLPAVINMLTFWDQYRGVGFILFISKNMCIILISVLGFAVGTSTSLHEIIEKFFH; encoded by the exons GGTCCGCACAAGACAACCGAGCCCGCTACCAAAATGACGCGAGACACTTTATCGATCGCTCTCCACAACTCCGGAAAGAATGACAAAAGTGAAAag AATGGCCTGGACAACCCTGCCTTGGTTATGGGATCAAAAACATCGATCAACCCACCAGAAATGTACAGTGCACCACCATACTCAGAAAAAGG AATGTCAAAAGATGTGTTGCAAAGTGTTTACGTTGTGCCTGCCAATGGAACTAaaacagaaaaagaagaagaatatgatccGTACCTCAACAGAAACGTCAAACATCCGACAAC GTACTGGGAGACACTGATCCACATGTGGAAAGCCAGCCTGGGAACCGGAATCCTTGCCATGCCAAACGCATTCCATAATGCTGGATTTGCCGTTGGAACAATCGGAACACTCGTCATAGGATTTCTGTGCTCTTACTGCATTCATATTCTC ATAAGTACACAATACGAGCTTTGCAGGCGAAGGAAAACACCGAGCATGACCTACCCGGCCACAGCTGAAGCAGCTTTCCAAGATGGGCCCACGTGGACTAGGAGGATTGCTCCCTATGCACC GGGTATATGTAACGCGTTCCTCCTAGCTTATCAGTTGGGAAGTTGCTGTATCTACGTCGTTTTCGTTGCCAGCAACATTAAGTCG GTGATGGATGACTACATTGAACCTATGGACGTGAGGGTGTACATGGTGATCCTTCTGGTGCCGCTGATCCTCATCAACTGGGTGCGGAACCTCAAGTACCTGGCACCCTTCAGCTCGCTCGCCAACATCCTGACAGTGATCAGTTTCGCCATCACCGCCTTCTACGTGTTCCAGGACCTCCCCGACCTCTCCACCCGGGCGGCTGTCGGCAGCTTCAAAGGGATGCCGCTATTCTTCGGAACTGTGTTGTTCGCCATGGAGGCTATCGGAGTG GTAATGCCACTTGAGAACGAAATGGACAACCCGAAGAGGTTCGGAAGTGCATTCGGTGTGCTCAACTGTGCCATGCTACCCATCACCATCCTCTACACCATTGTCGGCTTCTTCGGATACCTCAAGTATGGCGAAAATGCTGCCGGAAGCATCACTCTCAACTTACCAGGCGATCAACT GCTGGCTCAAAGTGTGAAGCTTATGCTTGCCTTATCCATCTTTGTGACTCACGCCCTGGCTTGCTACGTAGCCTTTGACATCACATGGAACCAGTACATGGGACCAAGAGTCGAATCCAAGAAGATGTTCTGGGAGTTCTTCTGTAGGACAATGCTTGTTGTAGTCACAT TTGGGTTCGCCGTTGCAATTCCGAATCTGGAACTGTTCATCTCTCTGATTGGCGCTCTCTGTCTCTCTACTATGGGTCTCTCTCTTCCTGCAGTCATCAACATGCTAACATTCTGGGATCAGTATAGAGGCGTTGGATTTATTCTCTTCATCTCCAAAAATATGTGTATCATACTCATTTCAGTTCTAGGATTTGCTGTAGGAACCTCAACAAGCTTACATGAGATCATAGAAAAGTTTTTCCATTGA
- the LOC111064343 gene encoding proton-coupled amino acid transporter-like protein CG1139 isoform X2, whose product MTRDTLSIALHNSGKNDKSEKNGLDNPALVMGSKTSINPPEMYSAPPYSEKGMSKDVLQSVYVVPANGTKTEKEEEYDPYLNRNVKHPTTYWETLIHMWKASLGTGILAMPNAFHNAGFAVGTIGTLVIGFLCSYCIHILISTQYELCRRRKTPSMTYPATAEAAFQDGPTWTRRIAPYAPGICNAFLLAYQLGSCCIYVVFVASNIKSVMDDYIEPMDVRVYMVILLVPLILINWVRNLKYLAPFSSLANILTVISFAITAFYVFQDLPDLSTRAAVGSFKGMPLFFGTVLFAMEAIGVVMPLENEMDNPKRFGSAFGVLNCAMLPITILYTIVGFFGYLKYGENAAGSITLNLPGDQLLAQSVKLMLALSIFVTHALACYVAFDITWNQYMGPRVESKKMFWEFFCRTMLVVVTFGFAVAIPNLELFISLIGALCLSTMGLSLPAVINMLTFWDQYRGVGFILFISKNMCIILISVLGFAVGTSTSLHEIIEKFFH is encoded by the exons ATGACGCGAGACACTTTATCGATCGCTCTCCACAACTCCGGAAAGAATGACAAAAGTGAAAag AATGGCCTGGACAACCCTGCCTTGGTTATGGGATCAAAAACATCGATCAACCCACCAGAAATGTACAGTGCACCACCATACTCAGAAAAAGG AATGTCAAAAGATGTGTTGCAAAGTGTTTACGTTGTGCCTGCCAATGGAACTAaaacagaaaaagaagaagaatatgatccGTACCTCAACAGAAACGTCAAACATCCGACAAC GTACTGGGAGACACTGATCCACATGTGGAAAGCCAGCCTGGGAACCGGAATCCTTGCCATGCCAAACGCATTCCATAATGCTGGATTTGCCGTTGGAACAATCGGAACACTCGTCATAGGATTTCTGTGCTCTTACTGCATTCATATTCTC ATAAGTACACAATACGAGCTTTGCAGGCGAAGGAAAACACCGAGCATGACCTACCCGGCCACAGCTGAAGCAGCTTTCCAAGATGGGCCCACGTGGACTAGGAGGATTGCTCCCTATGCACC GGGTATATGTAACGCGTTCCTCCTAGCTTATCAGTTGGGAAGTTGCTGTATCTACGTCGTTTTCGTTGCCAGCAACATTAAGTCG GTGATGGATGACTACATTGAACCTATGGACGTGAGGGTGTACATGGTGATCCTTCTGGTGCCGCTGATCCTCATCAACTGGGTGCGGAACCTCAAGTACCTGGCACCCTTCAGCTCGCTCGCCAACATCCTGACAGTGATCAGTTTCGCCATCACCGCCTTCTACGTGTTCCAGGACCTCCCCGACCTCTCCACCCGGGCGGCTGTCGGCAGCTTCAAAGGGATGCCGCTATTCTTCGGAACTGTGTTGTTCGCCATGGAGGCTATCGGAGTG GTAATGCCACTTGAGAACGAAATGGACAACCCGAAGAGGTTCGGAAGTGCATTCGGTGTGCTCAACTGTGCCATGCTACCCATCACCATCCTCTACACCATTGTCGGCTTCTTCGGATACCTCAAGTATGGCGAAAATGCTGCCGGAAGCATCACTCTCAACTTACCAGGCGATCAACT GCTGGCTCAAAGTGTGAAGCTTATGCTTGCCTTATCCATCTTTGTGACTCACGCCCTGGCTTGCTACGTAGCCTTTGACATCACATGGAACCAGTACATGGGACCAAGAGTCGAATCCAAGAAGATGTTCTGGGAGTTCTTCTGTAGGACAATGCTTGTTGTAGTCACAT TTGGGTTCGCCGTTGCAATTCCGAATCTGGAACTGTTCATCTCTCTGATTGGCGCTCTCTGTCTCTCTACTATGGGTCTCTCTCTTCCTGCAGTCATCAACATGCTAACATTCTGGGATCAGTATAGAGGCGTTGGATTTATTCTCTTCATCTCCAAAAATATGTGTATCATACTCATTTCAGTTCTAGGATTTGCTGTAGGAACCTCAACAAGCTTACATGAGATCATAGAAAAGTTTTTCCATTGA